ATAGGGCAGGGTTAACATATTTAACAGCTACAAAATATATACCGTATCTAGAAAAACAGAATCTAATAAAGAAGGAAGGAGACTTATATCATATAACTGAAAAAGGAGAAGAAGTGAGAAAACTTCTGGAAATTTATAAGGTTAAGGCTAATGAAATAAAAGAGATTGTTAGTAAATTAGAGAAAGAAATAGGACCTGAAGAAGAACTTTAAGAAAGTATTTAAATAGGTTAACAACATTTTTTATTAATGAACTTTGTTTCTTGGCTTCTAGTCATTATATCCTTTGCCTATTCTTCCTCTCTGTGTGTAGTATCCAAAATAATGAAAAGTAAGAGTAAGCTACTAGGGACAAAAATAAAGAAATTATTAGCGTTAAAATTTATAGAAATGAGTGCGGATTTATTATCTACAAGCGAATTTGCTGAATTAATGGAGGAAGTTTCTTTTCTAACAAATTTAGAAGTAATTGATAAGGATGGTTTATTTCATGAACTTTATCAAAAATTTCCGCGTATTGAAAAGGAGTTAAAGGAGGTATTTATTAGGGTTAGTTTAGTCAACAAGATTGATTACCTTGCTAAAGACTTAGAAAGAAAAGCGTTCGTCCTAAGAATAGCTGCAGGTTTAATGTTTATCTCAGTATTAGGTCTAGTAGCGTACTTTGATTTTTGTCCTTATATTTCAATTTTATCTATAGTGCAATACACAACTACTGGATTGATGATAATATTACCTTTAATAATATTTGATTCGTTAAAAACCCTTTATCAATCGGACAAAATAATTAGAGACTTTTTAAGGGAAAAGTGATTTTTAGTTTTGATGGCTGAAATAGAGAGATCGTCAATAGTAAGATATTATAAAGATAGGGGACAAGTAGAGTTAACTAACGTATTTCCAAACGAGAAACTGTTATGGAATGCTGATATTCATCCAGTACCCGTGAAAGGTAGAAATTGGGGAGCATTAACTTATTTCTGGATTTGGGTCTCAATGGCCTTCATTGTTCCTTCATGGACTTTAGCAAGTGTTGGTTTGGTTCTTGGTCTATCTGTTATTCAATCAATTTTTACAG
The sequence above is drawn from the Sulfurisphaera tokodaii str. 7 genome and encodes:
- a CDS encoding winged helix-turn-helix domain-containing protein gives rise to the protein MKVKFNKKKRTDYEIIYDILNALKDGPIPKTRLIYRAGLTYLTATKYIPYLEKQNLIKKEGDLYHITEKGEEVRKLLEIYKVKANEIKEIVSKLEKEIGPEEEL